Sequence from the Cydia pomonella isolate Wapato2018A unplaced genomic scaffold, ilCydPomo1 PGA_scaffold_81, whole genome shotgun sequence genome:
CTAACCTTGGACAGGAACTGCGTGTAGCGGTAGAACTCGCACTCGACTTGGTCGCGAGTGTTCCACGCGCGGACTACGTGACCGGCGGTGGCGGGGTGTGATACTGAGAGCTACGTTTAGTGATGTCTAACCTTGGACAGGAACAGGGTGGAGCGGCAGAACTCGCACTCGACTTGGTCGCGAGTGTTCCACGCGCGGACTACGTgaccggcggcggcgggggttgATACTGCGAGCTACGTTTAGTGATGTCTAACCTTGGACAGGAACTGCGTGTAGCGGTAGAACTCGCACTCGACTTGGTCGCGAGTGTTCCACGCGCGGACTACGTGACCAGCGGCGGCGGGGGTTGATACTGCGAACTACGTTTAGTGATTTCTAACCTTGGACAGGAACAGCGTGTAGCGGTAGAACTCGCACTCGTCTTGGTCGCGAGTGTTCCACGCGCGGACTACGTGACCGGCGGTGGCGGGGTGTGATACTGCGAGCTACGTTTAGTGATGTCTAACCTTGGACAGGAACAGGGTGGAGCGGCAGTACTCGCACTCGTCTTGGTCGCGAGTGTTCCACGCGCGGACTACGTgaccggcggcggcgggggttgATACTGCGAGCTACGTTTAGTGATGTCTAACCTTGGACAGGAACAGGGTGGAGCGGCAGTACTCGCACTCGTCTTGGTCGCGAGTGTTCCACGCGCGGAAGTACGACGTGTTGAGCGGCGCCGACGATGGGGGACGTTCTTGCACCTGCAAATAAAATGTCGGAATAAAGaatcaataattaattcaatCATCTCTTaatcctccttttttgaagtcggttaaaaataaagtttcctTTTAGCAAAATGTCCTATGTCTTATATCTAAGGTTTCCCTCGATGTCCCATAATGTGGGGACGGCCTGTGTACAATGCAAGCATCGCACATTTCTCGTGTCagcgtttaaattaaatataatgacttTATAATAATTGCTGTATTTGCGATTACGCCATACATCGATTTATGAATTAGTTTACGTTTATACGTGCTCCTAGCTAGTACTCATATACCTTGGTTATCAATAAATGCATATACCAAAATCAGTGTTTCCATCAAGACCACAATCAACCATCAAGAATCATATCAGCTCAGATGTACGACCCGTACATcttttggtccttcgaacccATCAGTGACTGTGACAGTGATTTCATCCCATCGGCCTCCCACAAGCGGGTCCCGCCGTGCGGATTGAATCTATATACACTTAGTTTTCTCAGACAGGGCAGGGACGTATTCTGTGCAACACGGGCGCGTTACCTTGAGCCCCTTGTGGTCGAGGGCGCGGCGGTGCTCCAGCTCGGCGCTGAGCAGCGTGGCCAGCACGGAGCACACCTGGTGAGGGGCCGAGGAGTCGGCGCTGCCGTTCAGGAGGAGCTGCTCCAGGGAGAACATGGTCGGCTCGCAGCTGTTGCGCAGCTCCTGTTGCCATAACACGTTATTTtcgtcacacttgctcgaaaaagatcttatttcatgcaggtgtgctgaaggacaaaggcctattttgttcccgcgggagttatggattgtcaagaaaaagctatagctccctagggagttaaagcttcttttttaattatgtcacttattcatacaaaccgagtagcataaatgagttttactcttaaaatactaacgtttataatttaactttttttgtttatgtttaaaattatttaatttgattaatttaacagccgtttaaaatatgtttatataattttcaatcgtggctgaatgccgactatgtctgtgccttcgatgcctcacctgccaagaaattacaaaatggcggacgaatgtttgatatatcaccgtatttaagaattatttggcttataatttagttttttcttcgcaagtgtgatgagaaacattgtgtgtaactccgggggtaagaatattgcaaactcgggtggCTCCAGCctccggctgtcgggaattaccaccctcgtatccaaaatttcacttacccccctcgttgcacaatgtattattatttcatgcaggtgtaccgAAGGACAAAGGGCTATATTGTTCCCATGGGAGTTATGGAGTGtgaaaaagaaaaagataactccctatttttttttattatgtcattcCCTTTAAATAGCAACAAAAAAAACTCACTTGAAACAGTTTAAACACATCCGTCAGCCAAGCGTTTGATGCAAAGTATACACTCTCCGATATCCCGAACCCAGTAGTTATTGAGCAGGAATGGGCTTCGGGGAACACCAGGACATATTCCCCGGGCCGCTGCAGCAGCCTTGACAGCTTCACTCCATGCTCGCTGAGGATGTTGGGTGGCACCATGGTGATCTCGGAGGCCAGCCAGATGGACTTGTTCTGACAGTAGGCGGGGCACAGTGTTTCTACTGCGCGACGGAAATTTGCGCTTTCGTCGCGAGGGATGCCGTACCTGGAATAAAGccatgtggagactggtctgcttcaacttcaacatttattcagcaaataggccacaagggcacttttacacgtcaacatggaatttacatacaaacaaaaacaagcacatcaacaattaagtataaaatacaattacaaaaaaattactaaaataataataataaaaaaaagggatacaaaaaaaaactgaaattatccagaggtgtaaatatctctaaatgtcagaactaaatgacttttatcaaattagtCTTAgagagacacctcattcggttctcgtatgtttcttttatcctgatgaatgttttaattatactgaatttttgactcttagagactctttacatctctaaggataatttgataaaaatcatttagttctgacatttagagatatttacacctctaagtAATTTTAGATTtctttttgtatctgtttgttttttttttgtaattcaacatttagagacttcatacatctctaagtaataataatagtttacttacttttttctttaaacaataatactttattttgcattaatattttcaattaattgtattttataattgttgatgtgcttgtttttgtttgtatgtaaattccatgttgacgtgtaaaagtgcccttgtggcctatttactgtataaatgtaaaattgaaaaattgtaaTCGAAAAGTTATTCATTACTGAATTATGGTCCtttttgagtgccacgtcgatcTGCAGTGATCTATTTTACCAAAGagaaattgaaatagaggtggattgtcaaagaaaacttcgtggccacagtaaatttactgagatcattcgacacattattaaaacctttagaacgccatttgacttagatccttattttttttaatcatgtgttaaatttgttaaatatcaaaaagtggcgccatcttactggGCACAACCACGtatttaagtaaacaaaatctaccctcaaatgtctCCTTAAGTTGAGGGtatatgaaaacattacatgatcaaataatgtaggttaaagtcagattgttcagtgacagatccaggcggttttgtatttggttggttaaccaataaatgttataactacccgaaaatttagacattgtagtagtagtagtaaacactttattgcacaaaacaagtacataacacagaaaaaatacggtaaatgtgtacaaaggcgaacttatccttttaagggatctcttccagctaacctttaagtGAGAGAGATACATAAGAAATGGTAGTCAAACTAAAACAATATGTACATGACGGCAAGGCTAAAGAAGTAACTAATCCTACAAACGTAACTAAATACTACACGATGCATTAAGTgcaaaggcatatatatatatataaatatatatatatatataaaactacatatttataaacatattaatacatacctaacatacacattaataaatagtaaatatgacATATTGAGAAAAATTATAGAAAGTAAAATAGAAGGTAAAAGAGGTAAGGGAAGACCTACAGCGAATCGAATCATTTTAAGCACGGAGCAGGTCCTTGAAAAAGTGTAAATGTGAATGGCAGTTTATAGGCCACAGTTTTATTGTCCTCCGAAAGGGAGGTTATAGCGGTTCCTATTACAGTATAGAACTGCCTAACTTAGGAATAACTAAAAAGACGCGCTCTGCGACGTCGTAGTTTATGCTAATCAACTTGTGATTTTGCATTAAGTAACCTTagggtaattacaataataatgatcGTAAGATATATATGACCTGATATTTTCCGTGCATTTCCAGACTTTCTGGTACTGTGCTGCTgtgatacaaattattttattttgcatttaaatcgaAATATCACAATAAAGGCTGGATTTGGAAGTACCCCCAATTTTAGAATGCTTGAGAGCTGGGGCTAAAACGCTTAAAATAAGCTAGAATAAGAAGCCATTAAAGAAATACCATGTTTGGTATTGCCATGGGTACCATTAAACAGTAAAGTTACTCTAGTATCATGCTGGCTACCAAATTAGGGTCCTATCCGCCTTAAAGTCGACGAAGCCCCGCTGTCGCGGGGCTTCTATTTCCGCTCTGAGGGACGAAAGGTAACTAACAAACCTACATCGAAAACCTCCTTTTCGATCTTTTTGTTTATATCCTTTGgaaagttttttcttaataataccaACTTTGGATGCACAGTACCGTCAATAtctttgtgaattttattttcaattaaggtatttgtacgtaataataaatagtgcaaCTGCTAAAAGTGCCTTCTAGTTAAAGCAAGggatttaaaagtgaaactctTGTATGTAAAACTGACATATCCCCATTCAGTTGTGTTATTGTGAATTTCGTTTAaggagttttattatatttatatacgtataaaattttagttttgacatgTATAACTGCATACAGGAGGGGCACTATTTACCCCTTTGCTATAACTATAACCCTTGTGAGAAAAGGAGGTTCGAAGTATCTTTTCATGACTTAAGAACGTAATTGAGACTGGGAGGTCGGGTGGTTACAGACCGCCGCTGCCTGCACAAGGCATAACACATATCCTGCTGCGTAAGCAGAGTTGAACAATATTGCATTATGTTAAATTAGCATACTGTAACCTTTCCCACCTGCGCAAGGTGTGGAGAAAT
This genomic interval carries:
- the LOC133534300 gene encoding protein Jumonji-like, which codes for MVPPNILSEHGVKLSRLLQRPGEYVLVFPEAHSCSITTGFGISESVYFASNAWLTDVFKLFQELRNSCEPTMFSLEQLLLNGSADSSAPHQVCSVLATLLSAELEHRRALDHKGLKVQERPPSSAPLNTSYFRAWNTRDQDECEYCRSTLFLSKVRHH